A stretch of DNA from Mucilaginibacter daejeonensis:
TAAAACATTCAATAATTGTTCTTTGATCTTTTCCAGTTCCTCTTTCATGCCTACCACCAGTTTTTGCATGGCGGCATCATTGGCTTTTGAGCCAAGGGTATTGATCTCGCGACCGATCTCTTGCGAGATGAAGCCCAGCTTTTTGCCATTGGCGTCGGCGCCTTGCAGGGTCTCTAAAAAGTAGTTGCAATGTGTTCTTAAACGTACCTTTTCTTCGGTAACATCCAGTTTATCTATATAATAGATCAGTTCCTGCTCAAAGCGGTTCTGATCAATGGTGTCGGCACCCACGGCATCGGCCAGGTACTGGTTCAGGCGTTCGCGGATCACCGGGATGCGCTTAGGCTCCTCGATCTCTACTTGGTCAAGATTTTTTAAGATGATATTGATGCGGTTAGATACTTCCTGCTGTAAAACAGCGCCTTCATCGCCTCTAAACTGCTGAAAGTTGGCCAACGCTTGTTGAAAGGTCTTCTCCACCAGTTTCCATTCCTCTTCAGATATGGTATCCTCAGTGTATTTGACCACCTCGGGAAGGCCAAGAGCTAATTGCATCAGGTTGCCGGTAGTTTCGTCCAGTTCGGTGCTAACGGCTTTAAGTTGCTCGTAGTAGTGCTTTAGTAGGGTGGCATCGATACTGGCCGCTTTTACCGCCGAGCCGCTTTGCTCTACGTTGATGCTGAGGTTCACCTTACCACGCTCGATCTGCTTGTTGCACTCGGTACGCAGTTGAAACTCTTTTTCGGAGAAAGCTTTGGGGATACGCAATGAAAGCTCGAGGAACTTGCTGTTCAGCGATTTTATCTCAACGGTGTACTTGGTGTTGCCTGAATCGTGAACGGCGATACCATAACCGGTCATGGATCTTATCATGCGCAAAGATAGCCTTTTTTTGCCGAACCCCGAACCTTGCCCGCTTACATAGTTGAATAACAGCTACCTGCGCAGGCACTAACCTTAACTTTTTTTAACAGATGGCCGGCACTATTATGAGTAACTTTACCGTTCCAATAAATACTGTGTTCAGATCAACAATAACATACTTAGGCGGCTTGCTGCTTTGCCTCATCGCCATTACTACATCGGGCCAAACGCAATTGCAGGTAACGGGTATCACGTATAATAACAAAACGTCGGGCCGGGTGGCACAGGTGAACATCACTAACCTGCAACGGCAAAGTATGGCCATCAGTAATGATCAGGGTACTTTTTCTATTGGCGCGGCTGTGAACGATACGCTTTTATTTAGTAAGGTGGGCTTTACCGAGCAACGCCTTGTTGTGAAGGATGCACAGATGCTGGTGTTCATGGTACCTGCCCAACAGTTACAAGATGTGATCGTGCGGGCAAAGACCAAACAACAGGAGCAGCATGAAACCATGGACGCTTACCGCAGCAAAGGTATTTACTATGATGGCAAACCCCCGGTACTATCGTTCCTGGCATCGCCGTTGACCGGTTTGTACGAGCTATTTGGTAAGGAGCCGGGCCGCGCTCGCCATTTTGCACAGGTGATGAAGCGCGAGAACCAGCAGACCGAGATCAACAAGCGCTACTCGCGCGAGTTAGTGAAACGCGTGACCAAGCTGCCCGATAATGAGGTAAGCATCTTTATGCTGGCCTACACTCCGCCATATCCCGAAATGCTCAAGTGGAACGATTACGAAATGATCCAATTCATTAACCGATCGATGCGTGGCTATATGGCCAAGCGGCCCGAAACTTCATTGACCGGAACTTCCAAAGATTAGTTCTTGCCTTCGGGCAACATCACTATGATGGCCGAGCATTTATCTTGCCCATCAAATTCAAAAGCTATACCGGCTGCTTTATCGGCATACACCTCATCCTTCGCAATGGGCGATTCAGCCTTTTCCAGGTGAGGATAAATCTTTTCGATGGCGGCTTTATCTGCACCGGTCATGATCCCATCGGCGGTCTTGAACCATGGTGAGGTAACGCGGATCTGTTTAACACGTGCTCTTTCGTCGGCCGTGCCCATTTGCCTCGATGCAAAAATGGTGGTGCTGGCTTTGGCGGTATCATGACCTGTATACCAAACCGAGGTCGACTTACCCATAGCGGCATCGCCTCCGTCGGGTTTGCCCAGCCGGGCGATCACCTGGTCCATATCTTCATCTAAGCGAGTTTGGCCTATGCTTTTACCCGGGACGATCAGATGGTCGGCCGCCACTTCTGCTTTTGTAGGCTCGACTGTGGTGGCCTCTGTTTTAACTATCGTGGTATCCTTGTCACGGTCCGATCGGTCGGACGGTTCGCCGCAGGCCGACAATAGGGCCAGCGCCGGTATCATCAATATCCTGTAACGCATGGATTAACTACAAACCAGCGTGGCAAGTGTTCGGTATGCAACCAAAATACACTTGCTTTGTATTACTACAGCAATGAGTACCAAAGGGCAGCAGATCATAGGCGAGTGGTTCGGCCGTAAAGGCTGGTATCAGTTCCCGTTCCAGCAGGAAATGCAGGATGCGTACCTGGGCGGTTACTCAGGTTTGCTCAACGCGCCTACGGGTAGCGGTAAAACCTTCGCGTTGTTCCTGCCTTTCTTAGTGGGATACATCGATCAGTACCCTGACACTTACCAAACCCGTTCCAACAACGGCTTGCTCATGTTGTGGATCACCCCATTACGGGCGCTCACCAATGATATACGTAAAGCCATGCAAGAGGTATGCGATGAGCTGGGCATTCCCTGGCGCATAGGTACCCGCACGGGCGATACCTCTGCAGCCGAAAAACAAATGCTCCGCAAAAAGCTACCCGAGGTACTGCTCACCACCCCCGAAAGCCTGCACCTGATGCTGGCCCAAAAGGATTATCCCAAGTTGTTCACCAACCTGCAGGTGGTAGTGATCGACGAGTGGCACGAACTGCTGGGTACCAAACGTGGTGTACAAGTGGAACTCGGCCTTTCGAAACTGCGAGGTCTCTCTTCCGGCTCCGCAACTCACACCCCGGCCCTCGCTGCTCTCAAGACCTGGGGCATCAGTGCCACCATTGGCAACCTCGAACAGGCTGCCGATGTGCTTTTGGGGAACAACTTTCCGCGCGATAGGATGCGGATGGTGAGGGCCAACATCAGTAAGAAGCTCGACATCCGCTCGGTTATCCCTAAAGATGTGGAGAACTACTCGTGGACAGGGCACATCGGCCTCCGGCTTTTACCCGAGGTAATGGAGATCGTGGCCGCCAGCAAGACCACGCTCATCTTTACCAATACACGGGCGCAGTCAGAGATGTGGTACCACGCCATCCTCAACAATTACCCCGAATATGCAGGGATCATGGCCATGCACCATGGCTCGTTAGATAACGACCTGCGCAATTGGGTAGAACAGGCGCTGCATCAGGCTATCTTAAAGGTGGTGGTCTGCACCTCGAGTTTAGATCTTGGGGTCGATTTCAGGCCTGTAGATACGGTGGTGCAGGTAGGCAGCCCGAAAGGGGTATCACGCTTTATGCAGCGTGCTGGTCGTAGTGGTCACCACCCCGGTGCGGTATCAAAAGCTTATTTCATCCCCACGCACTCACTCGAATTGCTTGAGGGGGCTGCCCTAAAACAGGCCATCGGCAATAGCCAGTTCGAGAGCCGCGACCCCATGTTGCTCTCGATCGATGTGCTGATCCAATACATGGTCACGCTGGCCGTGTCTGACGGTTTCCGTGCCGATGAATTGTTCGACCAGGTGAAAAGCACCTTCGCCTTTGCTGACCTCCGGCGCAGCGAATTTGATGAGTTGCTGAACTTCATTACCACTGGTGGGGCCACGCTATCGCAATATGATGAGTTCTTGAAAGTGGAATTTGAGGACGGCTTATATAAAGTAAAAAGCCGGAAAGTGGCCATGCGTCATCGTCTTAGCATCGGCACGATCACCAGCAACGTAAGCCTGAGGGTGAAGATGCTCCATGGCAGTAACTTGGGTTCTATAGAGGAAGGCTTTATCTCGAGATTAAAACCAGGTGATGTTTTCTGGTTCGCAGGACGAAGCCTCGAATTCGTTCAGCTAAAAGAGATGACGGCCTTTGTTCGTAAATCGAACAAGACCAAAGGCATGATACCGAGCTGGGCTGGAGGGCGCATGCCGCTATCGTCGCAACTATCGGCTGTGTTGCGCGATAAGTTGGACGAAGTGGCTCATCACCTGGAAAAAGATGAGGAAGTGGTGGCCTTGCGCTCACTGTTCAACCTGCAGGAGCAGCTTTCGCACCTGCCCCGGCGCACCGACCTTTTGATCGAGACCTTCACCTCGCGCGATGGTCATCACCTGTTCATGTACCCTTTTGAAGGTCGATTGGTGCACGAAGGGATGGCTTCGCTGATCGCTTACCGTTTCAGCAAGATCAAAAAGGGCACGTACAGCATTGCGATGAACGATTACGGCTTCGAGCTGCTGACCGATGAGCCCATGCCACTGATGGAAGCGTTGGAAGAGGACCTGTTCACCATACATGACCTG
This window harbors:
- a CDS encoding ligase-associated DNA damage response DEXH box helicase, with protein sequence MSTKGQQIIGEWFGRKGWYQFPFQQEMQDAYLGGYSGLLNAPTGSGKTFALFLPFLVGYIDQYPDTYQTRSNNGLLMLWITPLRALTNDIRKAMQEVCDELGIPWRIGTRTGDTSAAEKQMLRKKLPEVLLTTPESLHLMLAQKDYPKLFTNLQVVVIDEWHELLGTKRGVQVELGLSKLRGLSSGSATHTPALAALKTWGISATIGNLEQAADVLLGNNFPRDRMRMVRANISKKLDIRSVIPKDVENYSWTGHIGLRLLPEVMEIVAASKTTLIFTNTRAQSEMWYHAILNNYPEYAGIMAMHHGSLDNDLRNWVEQALHQAILKVVVCTSSLDLGVDFRPVDTVVQVGSPKGVSRFMQRAGRSGHHPGAVSKAYFIPTHSLELLEGAALKQAIGNSQFESRDPMLLSIDVLIQYMVTLAVSDGFRADELFDQVKSTFAFADLRRSEFDELLNFITTGGATLSQYDEFLKVEFEDGLYKVKSRKVAMRHRLSIGTITSNVSLRVKMLHGSNLGSIEEGFISRLKPGDVFWFAGRSLEFVQLKEMTAFVRKSNKTKGMIPSWAGGRMPLSSQLSAVLRDKLDEVAHHLEKDEEVVALRSLFNLQEQLSHLPRRTDLLIETFTSRDGHHLFMYPFEGRLVHEGMASLIAYRFSKIKKGTYSIAMNDYGFELLTDEPMPLMEALEEDLFTIHDLIDDIQQSLNANEMARRRFRDIANIGGLVFTGYPGQPVKGRHLQASTGLLFDVFREYEPDNLLVRQAYNEALAFQLEEFRLREALLRIQKQEIVIKEIERPTPFAFPIMVDRLREKLTMETLEERVAKMARRYDAFEDDDETEPAPEPAKPKLKRKR
- a CDS encoding YicC/YloC family endoribonuclease is translated as MIRSMTGYGIAVHDSGNTKYTVEIKSLNSKFLELSLRIPKAFSEKEFQLRTECNKQIERGKVNLSINVEQSGSAVKAASIDATLLKHYYEQLKAVSTELDETTGNLMQLALGLPEVVKYTEDTISEEEWKLVEKTFQQALANFQQFRGDEGAVLQQEVSNRINIILKNLDQVEIEEPKRIPVIRERLNQYLADAVGADTIDQNRFEQELIYYIDKLDVTEEKVRLRTHCNYFLETLQGADANGKKLGFISQEIGREINTLGSKANDAAMQKLVVGMKEELEKIKEQLLNVL